Sequence from the Vanessa tameamea isolate UH-Manoa-2023 chromosome 4, ilVanTame1 primary haplotype, whole genome shotgun sequence genome:
cacttaattttgttttgaaagatttgtattaaaatattttttaaagacaaaccttttatgttatataaactattttttgtatgtttgtaatgtTAGAAAAAAGACGCCTTGTAAGCCTTTTTATTggtttcatttttatacaatggacgaatttattttaaatgaaaataataattgaaattatttaatgcttttatttttcagtATCGAGTGATTTTAGTACAAGTTTTAATAGCGGATATGGTGTTCGCTTATTTGGTGGATCGCATCTGTCTGTGGCTGTTCGGAGACGCGCGCGTCAGCACCGTGACGTAGCGCACCACGTACGCGTCCACGCACACACCGCGGCAACCAATCGCGTTGCAGTGTTCTTTATATCGTTGTGTGAATAAATGTTCAGTGTTATATGTCGGTGTGTGTGGTGGTCGTGTATAGACTCACAACAGCTCAAATTATATGCATTTAAAGTTATGTAAATGTGTCAgtggtattttatttatgagaaataaatgtgtagtacattttaatgttgttttactTATATACAATGGTCAAGGaactcttaattaaaaattattgttatattatattgattgtaatattatttaatttttttataatacatattttattaaatattttatgttatagttataTCAGACATGTTATGTGTACTTCTAATGTCATTAGGAgttcaaacttaaataaaaataaaaagacaatgGAGATtgtacatgtttttatttcttcaattaCAAGTTTTAAAACCATGTTAATCACAAATACGGACGCTGAAAGACCATAGCTTAACTTTTATAACTTAAGAGACAAAGTAATCAATGTTTCCATCCTCCATAACCAAGACCGAGGTTATAGGATTCTTTCAATCCCAAACCGCTATCTAGTCCCCAGCTGTTAGTTAGTCCCAATCCGTTATCGAGTCCCAATCCGTTTTTGAGTTCATATCCATTGAGTCCCAATCCACTGATTCCCAATCCACTGAGTCCCAATCCACTGAGTCCCAATCCGTTATTTAATTCCCAACCTTTATTTAAGCCTCCAAGATTGAGAATGTTCGATGAGTAAGAGATAGCCTTACCATAGATGGGTGCTGCGATAGGAGCGATTTGTTCGTAAACTGGTTGGATGTATTGTTTACTAATCACTGGGGCTTGTATGGTCTGTGGATGGATTGCATTTCCAACACGCTTGACGACTGCGTTAAAACCTCTTACGGAATCTGCACTGTAGTCGACTACTCTCAAGGTGCCGTCGGGCTCGGTGAGAGAATAAGAACCCTTAACGACGTCGCCATCGCGAACCTCTGATTGTTTCTTGTTGTCTCCAGTATGTGGATCATTGACAGCATAGTTGAATTCATAGCGAGGTATGGactggaataaatatatttgttgctaATAATTCATTTGTCTTAAACAGATAGCgctttttgaatttatttcgaaaaaaatactttcatagtAATTAGGTTAAGAAGTATATTAtgacgttttaaattttaaaaataaatgcgtaTAATTAATAGTCTGTTAAATTGATTTGCATCAATCTGCTGCTCTGATTAAACTatatagtgttattttttacttcgACAAATAGACACAAGACTATCTggcaaattgaattaaaaaaaaaaaatacgataattTTCCTTCATAAGTACAGCCTGCTGGCAAATACACTGTTAACTTACGTAGCTGTCAACTGCCGCTACTTCATATCCTCCGCTTGGAGCAGCGACGGCTGCACCAACAAAGCAGGCAATCtttgtcaaatataaaaaagataattattataggtaCTGTATTAAGAGTACTGAAATGGTTATGCacaaatataatacaagttAACAGATACAAATCACGGTGATCAATATCAAGTGTAattatcgtgaggaaacatgaaTGGATTGGAAGAAAAACACAATAGATGTCAAACATCCTCGTAAGAGTTTTCAGTtaccattatattcatttaaaaaattgagtGACTTAGACGTGCTGTTTCaaacttatatatgtaatacgAACAGACCCGGAAGCGCGTCGCTATCGCGAAGCACGGATATTATAATGGTACCAATTTtgtgtcaaaatatttaacgGCTTTTTTCGTGATGTGCGTAAGAAAAAAAGCGAAGCAAAGTACATAATATGATGAAATACTTATAcgtacttatataaaacatatacctGGTTATAAAGCAGAAAGATTTaacctttatttaataatcagattagaaaagtaataatttcaaCTTACCGCGACAAAGATATgcattttcaataaaaagtaatttcttTCAGCGCCTGAGCAAGTATAATACGTTGCTTTGTATGACTGATAAAGAAATACAGCGAAAGTTGATTTTATACTAACCTCGCCTCTACGTTGGTTAACTCCTGATTATCCTTCAGTTTTTCACGCTCATTGACTATTCGAATAACGTGATTTGTACTATTTTCGTAACATCACAAAATTAGGACTAATTACGCTACAGTTACTAGTTATTCATACGCTTTAAACTTTCAACATAAGCTGAATTCATTAAAGGATAAACTTACGGttaactttatatacatatgtgtacaAATTCTACTAAGTATAAAGTTATCTAgcttaaagttaaaaattaatatgtagttgatgatattttcattattaatatagattttatttttaattgttaaatattctctgttttttttttatagatgaatGTTGTTGTATCAAAACGACAGCACGAGTGTCATATTTCTTTCCTTCGTCTAAAAGTTACAGTGAAAATATATCCTTAAGATCTGTAAATAATAcccaaaaagtatttaattaaaacttttgtattcatcataaaataattacatacattagaaATGAATATGTAGAAAAGTAGCACCTTCACGCTAGGTAATCATCGAAATTGTAATGATACcggaaaattattcatttattcaatatttacatCGCAATTGGTTTTAAAATGTGAACCTTCATTGGACATAGACGTAAGTGATGGATTAAATTAACAGTAACGCGACCTGgttatttttttggattttaagtaaatcatgaatatttttttcaccgATATTGAAATTATGTGCACATGCATAATTAAATCGTATTGTgtcagaaaataatattgtattccgATTACAATTATTCTTCATAAATTAGAAGTCCTTattactaatgttataatatatcagTATAACGTATAGGTTatctttcataataaaatatgcagCCATTTTCCTTttgaatttaaacttaattttgataTGGCGGATTTTTTGCTGTCTTGATATGTCAATCATTTAATATTGCTTGTATTCTACTAATCTGAAAGGAATAATTTTCATAGACAATAGATATAGCTGCTGTTCACTATCACAATTTTCTAACAGTTTACAGAATTTCAATTGTCATATGAAGCCATAAGGAAAATAGTATTGCGTTGTTAACTGACCGAATTACTATACATAGATGTAATTGTATGTAGGTCTTATATTtcaggtataaaaaaaaacgtttgagaTAGTGTAAATTCAGTAAAACaggataacaaaataaattcaagtttgataataattctctaacatatataatattttacactgCCTcgcaataatgtaattatttttcgtaacaaatcaatcttataaaaaaaaaaaaatagtttttatgcatgtcttaaatattatgccacataaaataagattaatcaaagttaaacaaaatattgaacaattaattacattaataattttatatataataatgtatatttaatagtttcggttatattaattatatgtaataataatttgatataattaattatgaaatccAATGGCCTAACACCTTTTGGAGGTTAGGGTTACTCGCTAACAATagttacaaatttaaacataaataataataaccgaatgcatgaaaaacaattatttaattgttgacACATTGCACTGACAATTATcagaattaaatttgtatttgtttcgtttctgcgtatgaaaataaataattaaattgtatttttcttaaaaaagacGAACAGTGAaatttttatgacataattttaaacataagatatgaataatttaactttatagaacaaaaaaaaatctgttcaaGTAAAAGGAAACGAAAAAGGTCGTACAGAAATTTGTGCAAAACACAACATTTTGACTATTAAGCCTGAAATAACatccaaacaaataaaatagcgAATATCATAATGTACggttaataaaagtaaaacttgaACTGTCATTAACGTTTTCtaattaaatagttacattTTACTATTTTGACAAAGTTAAGTGTTCTTTTCGATATTTGATTATTCTTCACGAATTGTAATTTATACGTTGCAGCAAGTAATTCGGCTCTTCGACCGCCTCATTACCCCTTTTCAACGGAAACACTCTTTCCAGACTTACACAAATTCACATTTGCAATCAGAACCCGGAGAAAAGTTCCGAGCCACCCGCGGCCCCGCGCCCTCCCCATGCTGCCTTTAATTAACAGAAAGTGGTTCATTAGAGCTTATTCATTAAAGCAAGGAGTAATTAGCGAACTCTAATGAATGCTGTAATAATGTAAGAGCGGCCGCTGCGGACTGCGGCCCGACTTCTAGATTAATCTAGAAGCTGGTATAATTTAGTAATGGCGTTAATTTATTACCGACTTGATTGCGGGATAAACGATCTATTAAAACTTTGCCTATACAgagaatttattaactttttgttgGATTAGAATTAAGTTCTCCTATCAAAGGGTACTCGAAGTATAGAAACGACGATAAGCTTATATACTATATGTtaactttatatacataatataatcgtaaatatttaattcgtgTAATAAGTCATATAATGACTGTGTCTTGCCAATTTTTCTAACTAGCACCCTTCTAAAATGATGAATGAAAATGTTTGTCTATTAGTttagtctatttgaataaagtttatattatgtaaaaaaaaaatacattgcgcAATGTGATtgatatatcaataattaacaaaaaaaaacctgctTTGTTACAAATGATAGttgacattaattaataaattggtaaataatactttaattggaaactaagattaCGCATAAAACTTTTTAGAGTcccagtattttttatttattacttttaaatttcgaatacacacaaagatatataaaagaaacattcgttatcatttttcttattatttgagAAATCTCTTGTTAAAGTCCCAGCCGGCATGTTAGCATGGTTTGCCGGACATTGTACGCATAATGATGTATACTGACATCACTAAAGTGTATCGTAATAAGCAGACTGAAAGAACGGTGTACAGCGATCAGAATAAGTTTGTTACAtttgcatgatttttttttcattttccattttaatatacgatatgaaattttataagcTTTAAAACGAATTTGTCtcggtttatatatatatttttgggacgacactaaaaaattaaactttctgaataaaaatgttgtaagaACGACACGTAAAAAAAACCATGTACATGACTTGTACAACAAGTTAtagaataaaactttattaacaataagtctttaataatatatcacattatatacaaaaacattgtAGACCGATACAAATCTTCTAGttcttctataataaatttccacgtgattttttattacatgcaaTTCgcgtttcaaaattttaatgtaaaatggaATCTTGTACTCGAGTTGCAGAGTGGACAGGGTGAGTTCGAGTGTTCTAAGTAACTACATGTCATAACGAACGCTGCAGGCTACTTGCTAGGTCCCTGGTTGTCGACTTATGTTATGTACTTATATGAATGTTAATTCGGttataaacgtatattattaaacaaatctaTTCTGACCCACGAGTTATTTACCCTTTAAAATACAAGTAGAACGAATGGCAAAAAgtatattgtgatttattttttatatttttggtatatatatataatctcgGCTcgccggcttcgcacgggtccaatgctgatactaaatatactacagaatgtcttacatactgtagtacattattatgatctatctcgtaggattTAGCCAGCGTTAGCAATGTAAgggcaaaaatgtgtttatttacatcacttcagaaacctctaaaacttatcagtatttctctactatattgtgcatgtattatacatataaaccttcctcttgaatcaatctatctattaaaaaaaccgcatcaagatccgttgtttaaatttaaagatctaagcatacatagggacagacagtggtaagcgactttgttttatactatgtaatgattacaaatgcgaaagtaattttgtctgttacctcttcatgcTTAAAACGAtgaaccaatttagatgaaatttggtatggacaGTTCCGTGGAAGGACAgaggttaatttttataacgatgTGAATTAAGTAAGGAATTTAAAACTcagtataatttaacttttagttAACTTAAGTAATGTTTGTCCTTTTttgattaaacaatttatttagatgatttatttttttaaggacctttatattttattcattaaatgtatttaatacatatttttaatggcaTGCTTTAAAACGATAGGTAGTAGGAATGAATTCACTCaattaattttgctttttattcGTCTCATTTTTGAATATCACTAGGAGTCAAATTGACCCAATCACGATCTAGCCTACTTCAGTTTTTTATGCATTTACGATATGAATTATTCGGTAGTCGGAttgtatgttattaattctaattaacATTCTAGCTATACAGGTATTCAGATAGTATGGGCAGCCTTGTTTGCATACCCagtgtatataattcaatttacttaTATGGTATACTTGTTAGGTTTTACTCCAAGGCTAGAGCGAGATTTAGGTGGCTGATTTTTGGCTATTACTGTGTGAATATTGCAGGATGGCCTGCAGGCGACGCTATTGATTAGTCACCGGCATTCGGTGGCCATCATTCATTCATAGTCCACACGTCAGTCAGGGCTCGCGCCATTTTTCCGTCTGTTTTTGCCATTTTTTCCGCCACAGCTACCAGTACATATTTGATGCTGCCTGTCAGGAAGGAAGCATGGCTGCGTAATTGGTCCTGCCGGCGGATAAATTCTCACAAAGCTCGCGGTTTTTTGGCATCGGAAGCCGGTTAATGAGTTCTATTGAAAAACCTGTACCTATACAAACTAACTGTAGAAAAACTCGATAAGATTTGGAGTATtggaattttacaaaaaaaaggcCTAAACTcgctacatatataaaacattgaatCGACTGAAATCATTCTACTGAATTTATTGTGACAAATACTTTTTACAGTAGGATGATTTCCCCAACGATACGCGAACAATGAGTTAATCCAATTGTATTCGCTATGTCCAAAACTCTTGCTCAATATGCGTAAAGTGCGTTCGAATGTACATATTTCATAcgatcataatatataaaataaatttataaacttttacataggtattctatttattatattattcaattgaattaatgatttattaaaacgtaCAGTACAAATTTAGGTATCAACTTAACTCTTAACGAAGCAGACGcagaaaagtaaaacaaaattgagGTCTAGGTACgatagtatgtattttttaacaaaaaaacttaaCAGCCGTaacattctatataaaatataaaaagaaatataaactgaTATCTGATAAAATTgctgttttaatgaaattcaacGTTTTCTTTTGCTTCGAAACGAATGCCATGGAAATATTTCTGAATACTAATTAAACATCTCGACGTCTAATTTTGTCATGAGGTGGACAAAAAAGACATCCGAAAGGCTTGTTTACATAATCATTCAATTTGCAATTTTAAACAGCGGCCATCTGGTTTCTTGTCTCTCACTCAATGCAATGAaattgagttaaaaaaaaaacattactgtAACTCagcattaaattacaataaaattaattttgtttcttttgatgttttcattaaacaaaagttaaacAGTTTTGTGGACGCTTATTCggccacaaaataaaatatcttgtaatgGGGTTGTTAAAATGACGCTTTAATACGGTTCGAagcttatttattgtttaatgaattttaatataccgatttatttttcatatttgtagagtgtttttttttaaattttgtaacatGATGCAATAACCAAATTACAATACACTAACGATTACTATTACTTACAAGGACTTCAAAGAAATTCACAtttcttaagttattttatagtcGAACTAGATATGTATCCGATGGGATTTCCCTTATTTAACCATAATCGGTGTATcctagttaataaaaaatgattgttaTTAGATTTTACGGAATACCTAATTTCGATTCcagattttaaatacaaataattaaagaaatacattGAAACTTTTTTACACACTCTCATCCTCGATTTCACGCTCTTGGTGGCTTACTTTTCTTCATAAACAGACGCCTCATTCGCTTCCTTTATTCATATACCGATACCATCAGAAATGATGAATTTTCattcaaactttaatttaacCAAGTGGACTCATcctaaatgatatatttatttaatttattattacttttatccaacaaaagtatttttatatattagtgtcaaaaaatattgtaaactgttgtcgataaataaaaaaaggatgaaTTTGGAAAAATACTTTCAATGTGTTCATCTATGATTCAGGAATTTCtgtgcaaaatttaattatattagacaCCTCGGGATAGGGTTTGCGTTGTATGTCAGtaagtcataaaatttaatgaatagatGATGATGTGTTCATGTTAAGTTGCTGggtatataaatttcaattttatttagagCAAATGAGAAAAAAGACCCTAATTAGTACACTAAAATTACTGAAAGTTAAGTTTTTGccttgtgataaaaaaaattacctcatatattttaattgaaatattttgatgaaattaagattatatttttatgtaactgtTTCATtggtgttatttttaaaaatcagtaaTTTGAGCAAACGTATCGAAGAAAGTGGTTAaacttttaatactttttcCATTACTGTCTCGCTGCTCCAGTGGCTAGGTTGCAGGTGGTGGCCTTGGGTTGTTCCCGATATAACGATaacaatatctatttttttaaatatatttttgttaatttgctctaaatattaatgagatatacttattaataattcgaCGCTAAGTTTTTTTATGACTACAAGTAATTGGTTGTCTTACTTTAGTATAAAATTTGTGATAAATGAAGGGGGTAAAATTGAAACAatcagattaatttataaaatttaatttctcctCCTGTCTTCATGTCTTAGGCTATAAGGTTGTAATTGTTTTGAGTAATGGTAACACCATaactgtcatttttttaaattttcagatgtgtttttttatttttcaataataattagtactAGGCATATGAATTCGTTTAATCATATATCCAAACAATTTCTCGTAATATAATACACGGTAAGATGGCAAGATTCACTAAACGCTAAcattatacagattataaatatgcCATGTCATAAATACACATagcaaacaacaatattattgctTTTACACTACTatgttaattaatgttattttttattatcaaccattcgtttttttttttttaatttaaatatgtcgaTATACATAACACATTgacatagataatttaaaatatggaaAATTTGACTTATCTAATAAGGAAAGGAATGTTAGCGTTTAAGATAACTTACTATATCCTGAACTAGATTGTAgattacgtttaaaaaatgtttgttttttttttttaattattttttttacc
This genomic interval carries:
- the LOC113394342 gene encoding cuticle protein 7-like, which produces MHIFVAIACFVGAAVAAPSGGYEVAAVDSYSIPRYEFNYAVNDPHTGDNKKQSEVRDGDVVKGSYSLTEPDGTLRVVDYSADSVRGFNAVVKRVGNAIHPQTIQAPVISKQYIQPVYEQIAPIAAPIYGKAISYSSNILNLGGLNKGWELNNGLGLSGLGLSGLGISGLGLNGYELKNGLGLDNGLGLTNSWGLDSGLGLKESYNLGLGYGGWKH